One genomic window of Fusarium verticillioides 7600 chromosome 2, whole genome shotgun sequence includes the following:
- a CDS encoding histidinol-phosphate aminotransferase, which produces MAPFNLESCARPNILALQPYRCARDDYKDDGTNILLDANENAYGPSLSADVAEKAANGVEVDLLGLHRYPDPHQEPLKKQLCELRNTHAHTDKTLKPENLFVGVGSDEAIDALLRCFCVPGKDRILTCPPTYGMYSVSAQVNDVALVKVPLLEAPTFSIDVPAVMEALTKESNIKLVYLCSPGNPTGSVLAKSDVQQILDHPTWNGVVVLDEAYIDFAPEDASLAEWVTEFPNLVVMQTLSKAFGMAGIRLGAAFTSPPIARLLNSLKAPYNISSPTSALASYAVSEKGLAIMRDHRARLLEQRDRLIKELPKIPGVGRLRGGTESNFLLYEMLNTAGEPDNTVALAVYEKLAEGKGVVVRFRGKEHGCQGCLRITVGTDAEVTRFLESLKTTLAEVRGS; this is translated from the exons atGGCTCCCTTTAACCTTGAAAGCTGTGCTAGGCCAAACATCTTGGCCCTCCAGCCATATCGCTGCGCGAGAGA TGACTACAAGGATGACGGCACCAATATCCTTCTCGACGCAAATGAGAACGCGTACGGCCCTTCTCTGAGTGCAGATGTCGCGgagaaggctgccaatgGCGTGGAGGTCGACTTGCTGGGCCTGCACCGTTATCCTGATCCTCACCAGGAaccgttgaagaagcagctttGCGAGCTGCGAAACACCCATGCCCACACAGATAAGACGCTCAAGCCCGAGAATTTGTTTGTGGGTGTTGGTAGCGATGAGGCTATCGATGCTCTGCTGCGATGCTTCTGCGTTCCTGGAAAGGACCGCATCCTTACATGCCCGCCTACTTATGGCATGTATTCTGTGTCTGCACAGGTCAACGACGTGGCTCTCGTCAAAGTTCCCCTTTTAGAAGCCCCAACCTTCAGCATAGACGTTCCAGCTGTCATGGAAGCCCTGACAAAAGAGTCCAACATCAAACTTGTCTACCTCTGCTCGCCTGGAAACCCCACTGGTTCAGTCCTCGCCAAGTCTGATGTTCAGCAGATTCTGGATCACCCAACGTGGAACGGCGTTGTCGTTCTTGACGAAGCATATATCGACTTTGCCCCCGAAgatgcttctttggctgAATGGGTGACTGAGTTTCCTAACCTCGTCGTTATGCAAACCCTCTCCAAGGCCTTTGGTATGGCTGGCATCCGCCTCGGTGCTGCATTCACATCGCCCCCTATCGCACGACTgctcaacagtctcaaggCCCCTTACAACATCTCCAGCCCTACAAGTGCCCTGGCGTCCTACGCTGTCTCCGAAAAGGGACTCGCTATTATGCGAGACCATCGTGCGCGCCTCCTAGAGCAGCGTGATCGTCTTATCAAGGAACTTCCAAAAATCCCTGGTGTTGGTCGTCTACGAGGTGGCACTGAAAGCAACTTTTTGCTTTACGAAATGCTTAACACTGCAGGCGAGCCGGATAATACTGTCGCGTTGGCCGTAtatgagaagcttgctgagggTAAGGGTGTCGTCGTGCGATTCAGAGGAAAAGAGCACGGATGCCAGGGATGTCTACGAATTACAGTCGGCACAGACGCCGAGGTGACAAGATTTCTGGAGTCACTAAAGACGACGTTGGCTGAGGTGAGAGGCTCTTAA
- a CDS encoding protein pyrABCN, which produces MALVPQPPASARQIGAEDDGLVCLELEDGSSFQGYSFGAQKSIAGELVFQTGMVGYPESVTDPSYRGQILVITFPLVGNYGVPSREAMDELLGDLPAHFESSEIHIAGLVTASYAGEDFSHFLAESSLGTWLKEQGVPAMYGVDTRSLTKRIREKGSMLGKMRLETRGLTNGSANSQADDALAALPTDHFEEVEWVNPNTKNLVAEVSIKAPKLYKPPTSVARKHPSGRTIRVLCLDVGMKFNQLRCFLKRGVEVLVCPWDYDIASAIDEFDGLFLSNGPGDPAMLDNVVKNITAVLEKNEIPVFGICLGHQLLARAAGATTKKMKFGNRGHNIPCTSMVTGKCHITSQNHGFAVDTDSLTNGWKELFVNANDGSNEGIFHTEKPYFSVQFHPESTPGPRDTEFLFDVFINTMANCAEKPELLKAPVSFPGGTIEENERLHPRVSVRKVLVLGSGGLSIGQAGEFDYSGSQAIKALKEEGIYTVLINPNIATIQTSKGLADKVYFLPVNADFVRKVIQYERPDAIYVTFGGQTALQVGIQLKDEFESLGVKVLGTPIDTIITTEDRELFARSMDSIGEKCAKSASANNIDEAMHVVKDIGFPVIVRAAYALGGLGSGFANNEEELMDLCNKAFAASPQVLIERSMKGWKEIEYEVVRDAQDNCITVCNMENFDPLGIHTGDSIVVAPSQTLSDEDYNMLRTTAVNVIRHLGVVGECNIQYALNPFSREYCIIEVNARLSRSSALASKATGYPLAFIAAKLGLGIPLKEIKNSVTKSTCACFEPSLDYVVVKMPRWDLKKFTRVSTQLGSSMKSVGEVMSIGRSFEEAIQKAIRAIDFHNLGFNETEALMSIEDELQTPSDQRLFAIANAMHEGYTVDKIWELTKIDKWFLRKLKGLSDFAKRMTCYSTTDITTSPSILLQAKRLGFSDRQLAKFWSSNEIAVRRLRLEAGIQPFVKQIDTVAAEFPAFTNYLYMTYNASDHDVNFDDHGVMVLGSGVYRIGSSVEFDWCSVRAIRTLRATGFKTIMVNYNPETVSTDYDEADKLYFENINLETVLDIYQLENSSGVLGAMGGQTPNNIALPLHRAGVKVLGTSPEMIDNAENRYKFSRMLDRIEVDQPTWKELTSFAEAQEFCNTVSYPVLVRPSYVLSGAAMNTVYSEKDLKNYLDQAAEVSREHPVVITKYIENAKEIEMDAVAKDGKVIGHFISEHVENAGVHSGDATLILPPQDLEATTIERIEEATRKIGQALNVTGPFNIQFIAKDNDIKVIECNVRASRSFPFVSKVMGVDLIEMATKAIMGQPFQAYPPTDLAPNCVGVKVPQFSFSRLSGADPVLGVEMASTGEVACFGVDKNEAYLKALMSTGFKIPKKNILLSIGSYKDKREMLPSVQKLEKLGYKLFATSGTADFLQEHGVQCQYLEVLGKEEDRSSEFSLTQHLAKNTIDLYINLPSNNKYRRPANYMSKGYQTRRMAVDYQIPLVTNVKNAKILVEAIARHFELEVSKRDYQTSHRTIVLPGLINIAAFVPGIATASNDDLQTVTKASISAGFSMIRVMPLGVDGAITDALTLKTAQQNSRRGGYCDYNFSVAATSDNADQISHVTGEVGSLFIPFNHLSGNISKVAAVTAHFDSWPTHKPIVTDAKLTDLASILLLASLHNRRIHVTSVTNKDDIKLIALSKAKGLQVTCDVSIYSLYLNRDEYPECERLPTVADQKALWQHMSTIDVFSIGSLPYRLATSLGHKGDPHMGISDALPLLLTSVAEGRLTVDDIKERLYTNPMEIFELHDQSGTTIEAEIDRPYTVAPGTFWSPFVGRTMRGSVQRVTFQNTTVCLDGEVLPVSPQGKDMSSHIAPPMSPPVKPTTSIAQATGSPQARRLSMLGGFQPLNRLRGVDTGAVGATLPSPARGAAPVEELAPGLQLQPLVSSSLQQLLAQPSSFKNTHVLSVKSYSRADLHLLFTVAQEMRLGVQREGVLNILRGRVLTTLFYEPSTRTSASFDAAMQRLGGRTIAISTSHSSVQKGETLQDTLRTLACYGDAVVLRHPEETSVHVAEKYSPVPVINGGNGSKEHPTQAFLDLFTIREELGTVQGLTITFLGDLLYGRPVHSLVYLLRHYHVQVQLVAPKALALPPKVREQLVASGQLLCESETLTPEILARSDVLYCTRVQRERFPTEEEYQRVKNSYRVDNASLKHAKSSSIVMHPLPRNEEVAEEVDFDQRAAYFRQMRYGLYCRMALLALVMADS; this is translated from the exons ATGGCTTTggttcctcagcctcccGCCTCTGCGCGTCAGATTGgcgccgaggatgatggccttgtctgcctcgagcttgaagatggctcCTCCTTCCAGGGTTACAGCTTTGGTGCTCAGAAGAGCATTGCTGGAGAGCTGGTCTTCCAAACGGGTATGGTTGGCTATCCTGAGTCCGTCACGGATCCTTCGTACCGCGGCCAGATCCTCGTCATCACTTTCCCTCTTGTCGGAAACTATGGTGTTCCCTCGCGCGAGGCCATGGATGAGCTCCTCGGCGATCTGCCAGCTCACTTCGAGTCTAGCGAAATCCACATTGCTGGTCTAGTCACAGCTTCATATGCTGGCGAAGACTTCTCCCACTTCTTGGCCGAATCCTCTCTGGGCACATGGCTCAAGGAGCAGGGTGTTCCCGCCATGTACGGTGTTGACACTCGATCTTTGACCAAGAGAATTCGTGAGAAGGGTAGCATGTTGGGTAAGATGCGCCTCGAGACCCGTGGCCTGACCAATGGCTCTGCCAACAGCCAGGCTGACGATGCCTTGGCTGCTTTGCCCACCGACCACTTTGAGGAGGTCGAATGGGTCAacccaaacaccaagaacttggtgGCCGAAG TTTCCATTAAGGCTCCCAAGCTCTACAAGCCTCCGACCTCGGTCGCCCGTAAGCACCCATCTGGGCGTACTATCCGTGTTTTGTGCCTCGATGTCGGTATGAAGTTTAATCAGCTGAGGTGCTTCCTCAAGCGTGGTGTCGAGGTCCTTGTCTGTCCTTGGGACTACGATATCGCCAGCGCCATTGACGAGTTCGAcggtctcttcctctccaatGGTCCCGGTGACCCCGCTATGCTCGACAACGTCGTTAAGAACATCACTGCCGtcctcgagaagaacgaAATCCCTGTTTTTGGTATCTGCTTGGGACATCAGCTCCTCGCCCGTGCTGCTGGCGCtaccaccaagaagatgaagttcgGTAACCGTGGTCACAACATTCCTTGTACCAGCATGGTTACTGGAAAATGCCACATCACTTCTCAGAACCACGGTTTCGCTGTCGACACTGACAGCCTGACCAATGGCTGGAAAGAGCTTTTCGTCAACGCCAATGATGGCAGTAACGAGGGTATCTTCCATACTGAGAAGCCCTACTTCAGTGTGCAGTTCCACCCCGAGAGCACCCCTGGTCCTCGCGACACCGAGTTCCTCTTTGATGTGTTCATTAACACCATGGCCAATTGCGCTGAGAAGCCcgagctcctcaaggccCCTGTCAGCTTCCCTGGCGGCACCATCGAAGAGAATGAGCGTCTTCACCCCCGCGTTTCCGTTCGCAAGGTCCTCGTTCTTGGCAGTGGTGGTCTCAGCATTGGTCAAGCTGGCGAGTTCGACTACTCTGGTAGCCAAGCTATCAAGGCTTTGAAGGAGGAGGGCATCTACActgttctcatcaaccccaacatTGCCACTATCCAGACCTCAAAGGGCTTGGCTGACAAGGTTTACTTTCTCCCTGTCAACGCCGACTTCGTTCGAAAGGTCATCCAGTATGAGCGACCTGATGCTATCTATGTGACCTTCGGTGGCCAGACCGCCCTTCAAGTTGGTAttcagctcaaggatgagttCGAGTCTCTCGGTGTCAAGGTCCTCGGTACTCCGATCGACACTATCATCACTACTGAGGATCGCGAGCTCTTTGCCCGAAGCATGGACTCTATTGGCGAGAAGTGTGCAAAGTCCGCCTCTGCCAACAACATCGACGAGGCGATGCACGTCGTAAAGGACATTGGTTTCCCCGTCATTGTGCGTGCTGCCTatgctcttggtggtctcGGCAGTGGCTTCGCCAACAATGAGGAGGAACTGATGGATCTCTGCAACAAAGCCTTCGCCGCCAGTCCCCAAGTTCTGATCGAACGTAGTATGAAGGGCTGGAAGGAGATCGAATACGAGGTTGTCCGTGATGCTCAAGACAACTGCATTACAGTCTGTAACATGGAGAACTTCGACCCTCTCGGTATCCACACTGGTGACTCTATTGTTGTCGCTCCCTCGCAGACCTTGTCTGATGAAGACTACAATATGCTGCGAACGACAGCTGTCAATGTCATTCGCCATCTTGGCGTTGTCGGAGAGTGTAACATTCAGTATGCCCTGAACCCCTTCTCCCGTGAGTACTGCATTATCGAGGTCAACGCCCGTCTGTCTCGATCTTCTGCTCTCGCCTCTAAGGCTACAGGTTACCCTCTGGCCTTTATCGctgccaagcttggtcttggtattccCCTCAAGGAGATTAAAAACTCAGTCACCAAGTCCACCTGTGCTTGCTTCGAGCCCTCGCTCGATTACGTCGTGGTCAAGATGCCTCGATGGGATCTCAAGAAGTTTACCCGCGTGTCCACTCAGCTTGGTTCCTCCATGAAGAGTGTGGGTGAAGTCATGAGCATTGGTCGATCTTTCGAGGAGGCCATCCAGAAGGCCATCCGAGCCATTGATTTCCACAACCTCGGCTTCAATGAGACGGAGGCCCTTATGagcattgaagatgagctccAGACCCCCTCTGACCAGCGTCTAtttgccatcgccaacgccatgCACGAGGGATACACTGTCGACAAGATTTGGGAATTGACCAAGATCGACAAGTGGTTCCTtcgcaagctcaagggctTGAGCGACTTCGCTAAGAGAATGACTTGCTACAGCACAAccgacatcaccaccagcccGTCTATCCTTCTCCAGGCCAAGCGCCTGGGTTTCAGTGATCGTCAGCTCGCCAAATTCTGGAGCTCCAACGAGATTGCTGTCCGTCGCCTGCGACTCGAGGCTGGTATTCAGCCCTTCGTCAAGCAGATTGACACCGTCGCTGCGGAATTCCCTGCCTTTACAAACTACCTCTACATGACCTACAATGCCTCTGATCACGATGTCAACTTCGACGATCATGGTGTCATGGTGCTCGGCTCTGGTGTTTACCGTATTGGTTCATCAGTCGAGTTCGATTGGTGTTCAGTCCGAGCTATTCGAACCCTTCGCGCTACCGGTTTCAAGACAATCATGGTCAACTATAACCCGGAGACGGTTAGTACAGATTACGACGAAGCCGATAAGCTTTActtcgagaacatcaacctcgaaaCAGTCCTGGACATTTACCAGCTCGAGAACTCAAGCGGTGTTTTGGGTGCTATGGGTGGTCAAACCCCCAACAACATTGCACTCCCACTGCACCGTGCTGGTGTCAAGGTTCTGGGTACTTCGCCCGAGATGATTGACAATGCAGAGAACCGATACAAGTTCTCTCGTATGCTGGACCGCATTGAGGTCGATCAACCTACCTGGAAGGAGCTTACTAGCTttgctgaagctcaggaGTTCTGTAACACTGTTTCTTATCCCGTACTGGTTCGACCCTCGTACGTCCTCTCGGGTGCTGCTATGAATACAGTTTATTCtgagaaggatctcaagaacTATTTGGACCAGGCTGCTGAAGTTTCTCGGGAGCACCCTGTCGTTATTACCAAGTACATTGAGAATGCCAAGGAAATCGAGATGGACGCCGTTGCCAAGGACGGTAAGGTTATTGGACACTTTATCTCCGAGCATGTCGAGAACGCTGGTGTTCACTCTGGTGATGCTACCCTTATCTTGCCTCCTCAAGATTTGGAAGCCACCACCATTGAGCGTATTGAGGAGGCTACTCGCAAGATTGGCCAGGCCCTCAACGTCACTGGTCCTTTCAACATTCAGTTCATTGCCAAGGACAacgacatcaaggtcatcgagTGTAACGTTCGTGCCTCACGTTCGTTCCCCTTCGTGTCCAAGGTCATGGGTGTTgacttgatcgagatggccaccaaggccatcatggGCCAGCCTTTCCAGGCCTACCCTCCCACCGATCTTGCCCCCAACTGCGTCGGTGTCAAGGTCCCTCAGTTCAGTTTCTCTCGTCTTTCCGGTGCCGATCCCGTACTGGGTGTCGAGATGGCCTCTACAGGTGAGGTTGCTTGCTTCGGCGTTGACAAGAATGAGGCCTATCTTAAAGCCTTGATGTCTACTGGGTTCAAGATtcccaagaagaacatccTCCTGTCCATTGGATCCTACAAGGACAAGCGCGAGATGCTTCCTTCtgtccagaagcttgagaagctcggcTATAAGCTGTTTGCTACTTCCGGTACCGCCGATTTCCTCCAGGAGCACGGCGTTCAGTGTCAATACCTTGAGGTTCTCGGTAAGGAGGAGGACCGCAGCTCTGAATTCTCTCTCACCCAGCATCTGGCCAAGAACACCATTGATCTGTACATCAACTTGCCTTCCAACAACAAGTACCGTCGTCCCGCCAACTACATGAGTAAGGGTTACCAGACTCGACGTATGGCTGTTGATTACCAGATCCCTCTCGTTACCAACGTCAAGAACGCCAAGATTCTCGTTGAGGCCATTGCCCGCCACTTCGAGCTTGAGGTTTCTAAGCGCGATTACCAGACCAGCCACCGTACCATCGTGCTGCCCGGTCTAATCAACATCGCAGCTTTTGTTCCAGGTATCGCTACTGCCAGCAATGATGACCTTCAGACAGTGACAAAGGCCTCTATTTCTGCTGGTTTCAGCATGATCCGGGTTATGCCTTTGGGTGTTGATGGCGCCATCACTGATGCCCTCACTTTGAAGACCGCTCAGCAGAACAGCCGACGAGGTGGCTACTGTGATTACAACTTTTCTGTGGCCGCTACCTCGGACAATGCTGATCAGATCAGCCATGTTACTGGCGAGGTTGGCTCACTCTTCATCCCCTTCAACCACCTCTCTGGCAACATCAGTaaggttgctgctgtcacTGCTCACTTCGATTCTTGGCCTACACACAAGCCTATCGTCACCGATGCTAAGCTGACCGACTTGGCCTCtattctcctccttgccaGCCTCCACAACCGTCGCATTCATGTTACTTCGGTCACAAACAAGGATGATATCAAGCTTATCGCCCTtagcaaggccaagggaCTCCAAGTCACCTGCGACGTCTCGATCTACTCTCTGTACCTCAACCGTGACGAGTACCCTGAGTGCGAGCGTCTGCCCACTGTAGCTGATCAGAAGGCTCTCTGGCAGCACATGTCTACCATTGATGTGTTCTCCATTGGTAGTCTGCCTTACCGCCTGGCTACTTCGCTCGGCCATAAGGGCGATCCTCATATGGGAATCTCTGATGCTCTCCCTCTGCTACTCACTTCAGTTGCTGAGGGTCGTTTGACTgttgacgacatcaaggAACGCCTTTACACCAACCCTATGGAGATCTTCGAGCTCCACGATCAATCCGGCACCAccattgaggctgagattgatcgCCCCTACACCGTGGCTCCCGGGACCTTCTGGTCTCCCTTTGTGGGTCGCACTATGCGTGGATCTGTTCAAAGAGTCACTTTCCAGAACACCACTGTCTGTCTTGATGGTGAAGTCTTGCCTGTCTCGCCTCAGGGTAAGGACATGTCTTCGCACATTGCTCCTCCCATGTCGCCCCCAGTCAAGCCCACCACCTCGATCGCTCAAGCCACCGGTTCTCCCCAAGCCCGCCGCCTGTCCATGCTGGGTGGCTTCCAGCCTCTGAACCGTCTCCGTGGTGTTGATACTGGTGCTGTTGGCGCTACTCTGCCTTCGCCTGCTCGTGGTGCTGCTCCTGTTGAGGAGCTCGCCCCtggcctccagctccagcccCTGGTCAGCTCTTCTCTGCAGCAGCTCCTGGCTCAGCCTTCGTCGTTCAAGAACACACACGTCCTGTCCGTCAAGTCTTACAGCAGAGCTGATCTCCACCTGCTCTTCACTGTTGCTCAGGAGATGCGTCTTGGTGTCCAGCGCGAAGGTGTCTTGAACATCCTTCGAGGCCGCGTTTTGACCACGCTCTTCTACGAGCCCTCAACTCGCACGTCGGCTTCGTTCGATGCTGCTATGCAGCGTCTTGGTGGACGCACCATCGCTATCTCCACCTCTCACTCTTCTGTCCAGAAGGGTGAGACTCTCCAGGATACTCTCCGTACTCTGGCTTGCtatggtgatgctgttgttcTCCGTCACCCTGAGGAGACCAGCGTCCATGTTGCTGAGAAATACAGCCCTGTCCCTGTTATCAACGGTGGCAACGGCAGCAAGGAGCACCCCACGCAGGCTTTCCTTgacctcttcaccatccgTGAGGAGTTGGGTACCGTACAGGGCTTGACCATCACCTTCCTGGGTGATCTTCTTTATGGCCGACCTGTGCACTCTCTTGTGTACCTACTGAGACATTACCACGTCCAGGTTCAGCTGGTCGCCCCCAAGGCTCTGGCTTTGCCACCTAAGGTCCGAGAGCAGCTCGTTGCTTCCGGCCAACTTCTCTGCGAGTCTGAGACTCTCACACCTGAGATCCTGGCTCGTAGTGACGTCCTGTACTGCACGCGTGTGCAGCGGGAGCGCTTTCCCACCGAGGAGGAGTACCAGCGCGTTAAGAACTCTTACCGAGTGGACAACGCTTCGCTCAAGCATGCTAAGAGCTCTTCAATTGTTATGCACCCTCTCCCCCGCAACGAGGAGGTTGCCGAGGAGGTCGACTTCGACCAGCGGGCTGCATACTTCCGACAG ATGCGCTATGGCCTCTACTGCCGCATGGCTCTGTTGGCGCTGGTTATGGCTGATTCGTAA